A stretch of the Poseidonibacter parvus genome encodes the following:
- a CDS encoding cation:proton antiporter yields MTNADLLSSTLYLIVVTTILVTISKRLGLGSILGLLIAGVIVGPYSVGPILTKEVESVRHIAEFGVVLLLFVIGLEMQPKKLWNMRKEVFGLGSAQILFSGFFIFAYAIFYASSLEVAILIGLTFALSSTAFVMQILQEKGELYSPMGKSSFSILLMQDLAVVPLLALVPILAETGNLTDGHAMWQQILIAISLILILLAFGKYVIPGLLDYLAANQNKEAFFFSVILSVVFAAWAMEYAGLSMALGAFIMGMVLSNSKYHYQIQANVEPYKGLLMTLFFIAVGMSIDLNAMMKDPLILIQHLVVIMGIKILVLFLIMLFMGYTRSTAISVSFLLAQSGEFGFVLFGAAKALGVISDEMFVAAVTIISFSMLVTPLLVKVSEKLSIKFDNTPIEIKSAYVPQEEWNGVFIAGYGRGGRLIASMLSHANIPFIAFDIDTKRIELGQKEGRAVYYGELSDLEFLSHIGLSRANAVIVTINNHHASAKIVSHIRNISPGLKIFARSKNMKTRDSLLTHGASWVMPEASEGSLRLAEETLLGVGMLKEDVNDLLTFFRKDDYETIRKHYKGIDTDD; encoded by the coding sequence GCAGGAGTTATAGTTGGCCCTTATTCAGTAGGTCCAATTCTGACAAAAGAAGTAGAGTCAGTAAGACACATAGCTGAGTTTGGTGTAGTTTTACTATTATTTGTAATTGGTTTAGAAATGCAGCCTAAAAAACTTTGGAATATGAGAAAGGAGGTATTTGGATTAGGTAGTGCCCAAATTCTGTTTTCTGGTTTCTTTATATTTGCATATGCTATTTTTTACGCAAGTTCTTTAGAAGTTGCAATTTTAATTGGTTTAACTTTTGCCTTATCTTCAACAGCATTTGTAATGCAAATTTTGCAAGAAAAAGGTGAACTTTATTCACCAATGGGAAAAAGTAGTTTTTCAATTCTTTTAATGCAAGATTTAGCCGTTGTTCCTTTATTAGCCTTAGTTCCAATACTTGCAGAAACAGGAAACTTAACTGATGGTCATGCTATGTGGCAGCAAATTTTGATTGCAATTAGTTTGATTCTAATCTTATTAGCTTTTGGTAAATATGTTATTCCTGGACTTCTTGATTATTTAGCAGCAAATCAAAATAAAGAGGCATTCTTTTTTTCTGTAATTTTATCAGTAGTTTTTGCAGCATGGGCAATGGAATATGCAGGTTTATCAATGGCTTTAGGTGCATTTATTATGGGAATGGTTCTATCAAATTCAAAATATCACTATCAAATCCAAGCAAATGTAGAGCCATATAAAGGTCTTCTAATGACTCTGTTTTTTATTGCTGTGGGTATGTCAATTGATTTAAATGCAATGATGAAAGATCCTTTAATTTTAATTCAGCATCTAGTAGTAATTATGGGAATAAAAATTTTAGTACTTTTTCTAATCATGCTATTTATGGGATATACTCGTTCAACTGCAATTTCAGTATCATTCCTACTAGCACAAAGTGGAGAGTTTGGTTTTGTTCTATTTGGTGCAGCAAAAGCATTAGGTGTTATAAGTGATGAAATGTTTGTAGCAGCTGTTACTATAATATCTTTTAGTATGTTAGTTACTCCGCTTTTAGTAAAAGTTAGTGAGAAATTAAGCATTAAATTTGATAATACTCCAATAGAAATAAAATCTGCTTATGTTCCCCAAGAAGAGTGGAATGGTGTTTTTATAGCGGGTTATGGCCGAGGTGGAAGGCTTATAGCTTCAATGTTAAGTCATGCAAACATTCCTTTTATAGCTTTTGATATTGATACAAAAAGAATAGAACTAGGTCAAAAAGAAGGACGAGCTGTTTATTATGGTGAATTAAGTGATCTTGAATTTTTATCACATATAGGTCTTTCAAGAGCAAATGCTGTTATTGTAACTATTAATAATCATCATGCATCAGCTAAGATTGTTTCTCATATTAGAAATATCTCTCCTGGATTAAAAATATTTGCTCGATCAAAAAATATGAAAACTAGAGATTCCTTATTAACGCATGGAGCGTCTTGGGTAATGCCTGAAGCTTCAGAAGGAAGTTTAAGATTAGCAGAAGAGACTTTATTAGGTGTAGGTATGTTAAAAGAAGATGTTAATGATCTTTTAACTTTTTTTAGAAAAGATGATTATGAAACTATTCGTAAGCATTATAAAGGTATTGATACTGACGATTAA
- a CDS encoding MarR family winged helix-turn-helix transcriptional regulator: MKTQLKDSIGFKVNITANLFNNIFNQQLQTYDIAIEQRATLEIIQVEKNITQTKIAQILGKDKTTISRTLKTLEKKGLIKKEALDKRTFLIKLTEQGYEVLEKSSQTVQAFREKIASKFTQDEINELFKSLDKVTLALSEE, encoded by the coding sequence ATGAAAACTCAATTAAAAGATTCTATTGGATTTAAAGTAAATATAACTGCAAATTTATTCAATAATATATTTAATCAACAACTACAAACATACGATATTGCAATAGAACAAAGAGCTACTTTAGAAATTATTCAAGTAGAAAAAAATATCACTCAAACAAAAATCGCCCAAATACTAGGAAAAGATAAAACAACAATAAGTAGAACTCTTAAAACTTTAGAAAAAAAAGGTCTTATAAAAAAAGAAGCTTTAGATAAAAGAACATTTCTAATAAAATTAACAGAACAAGGATATGAAGTTTTAGAGAAAAGTTCACAAACAGTTCAGGCTTTTAGAGAAAAAATTGCTTCTAAATTTACACAAGATGAAATAAATGAATTATTTAAATCCTTAGATAAAGTTACTTTAGCTTTAAGTGAAGAATAA
- a CDS encoding multidrug effflux MFS transporter, whose translation MKKPINHVYLIILLSVLSSVAPMGIDTYIPSIPDIAAAFHVGIEKIELTLSIFLIGFSIGQVFGGPISDRYGRRIGSILGLLGYSFFSFLIIFTTNIYELWIYRFLEAFFGGIVVVNAAACVRDRFKGAQAAKVFSLIGTIRSLAPLLAPAIGAFIIHFFAWQAIFVFLTIYSLLVALWVYKDLEESYTYTKQNVLESFKIVLTHKKAMKAMLTLALGFSGFFIFISKSSFIFIEHFGISTDMFPLFFGFNFIILIGMIRINVLLLKNNSQLFLIKFAIIIQIIAAILMILNYKGESILLTMILMASYMSMMAFIFGNCMALALEHFSKNAGVASSVIGVLQFGLGAIISSVALSFHSQTFLPIAISVTLISITSFLIIRTYK comes from the coding sequence ATGAAAAAACCAATAAACCATGTATATTTAATCATTTTACTTTCAGTACTTTCATCAGTTGCACCAATGGGTATTGATACATATATTCCTTCAATTCCTGATATTGCAGCTGCCTTTCATGTTGGAATCGAAAAAATCGAACTAACATTATCAATTTTTTTAATTGGATTTTCAATTGGTCAAGTTTTTGGAGGACCAATTTCAGATAGATATGGAAGAAGAATCGGTTCAATCCTTGGACTTTTAGGATATTCATTCTTTAGTTTTCTAATTATTTTTACTACAAATATTTATGAATTATGGATATATAGATTTCTTGAAGCTTTCTTTGGAGGAATTGTAGTTGTAAATGCAGCTGCTTGCGTTAGAGATAGATTCAAAGGAGCCCAAGCTGCAAAAGTTTTTTCACTAATTGGTACAATTAGAAGTTTAGCTCCCCTACTTGCTCCTGCAATTGGTGCTTTTATTATACATTTCTTTGCATGGCAAGCTATATTTGTTTTCCTAACTATCTATTCACTTTTAGTGGCTTTATGGGTTTATAAAGATTTAGAAGAAAGTTATACATATACAAAACAAAACGTTCTTGAATCTTTTAAAATCGTATTAACACATAAAAAAGCAATGAAAGCAATGCTTACCCTTGCACTTGGATTTTCTGGTTTTTTCATATTTATTTCAAAGTCATCGTTTATTTTTATTGAGCATTTTGGAATATCAACAGATATGTTTCCTCTTTTCTTTGGCTTTAATTTTATAATTTTAATTGGAATGATTAGAATTAATGTTTTATTATTAAAAAACAATTCACAACTGTTTTTAATTAAATTTGCAATTATTATTCAAATTATTGCAGCAATTTTAATGATTTTAAATTATAAAGGAGAATCAATACTTTTAACAATGATATTAATGGCTAGTTACATGAGTATGATGGCTTTTATTTTTGGAAATTGTATGGCTTTAGCTTTAGAGCATTTTTCTAAAAATGCAGGAGTTGCATCTAGTGTTATTGGTGTTTTACAATTTGGTTTGGGTGCAATTATTTCATCAGTTGCTCTTTCTTTTCATAGCCAAACTTTTTTACCAATTGCAATTAGTGTTACTTTAATTTCTATTACATCATTTTTGATTATTAGAACTTATAAATAA